Below is a genomic region from Acidobacteriota bacterium.
GCTCGAGGTCCTGGAGGCGGGCCACCCGCTTCCCGACGCCGCCTCCCGGCGGGCGGCCGCGCGCGTGGCCGCCTTCGCCCGGGAGCGCGTGGGTCCGGGCGACCTGGTCTTCTGCCTCCTCTCCGGGGGCGCCTCGGCCCTTCTGGCCGCTCCCGCCGGGGGGATCACGCTCCGGGACAAGCGCGAGTGCACCCGCCTCCTCATGAACGCCGGGGCCGATATCCACGAGCTGAACGCCCTGCGCAAGCACCTGTCGGACATCAAAGGGGGGCGGCTGGCCCGGATGCTCCACCCAGCGAGGGTGGTCACCCTCGCGCTCTCCGACGTGGTGGGGGACGATCCGGGCGCCGTCGCTTCCGGGCCCCTTTCCCCCGACCCCACAACCTTCGGCGACTGCGTCGGGGTCCTGCGCCGGTACCGGCTCCTGGAGCGGGTGCCCCCCCCGGTCGTGCGGCGCCTCGAGCGGGGGGCCGCCGGGGAGATCGCCGAGACCCCCAAGCCGGGGGACCCCGTCTTCGCGCGCTGCCACTGGGTCCTCGTCGGGCGCGGCGGCGACGCCTGCGCCGCCGCCGCCCGCCGCGCGCGCCGTCTGGGGTACCGCACCGCCGTGATCACGAGCAGGCTCGAGGGGGACACGGGCGAGGCCGCGCGCTTTCACATGAGCATCGCGGAGGAGATCGCGCGCGAGCGCCGG
It encodes:
- a CDS encoding glycerate kinase — protein: MKTAAALRRDAARIWRAALVAVDAETAVRGVVRRRGGKLQIGRRRFDLGEAGNLWVLGAGKGAAPMARAMERILGERIAGGLVVTPYGHALPLGRLEVLEAGHPLPDAASRRAAARVAAFARERVGPGDLVFCLLSGGASALLAAPAGGITLRDKRECTRLLMNAGADIHELNALRKHLSDIKGGRLARMLHPARVVTLALSDVVGDDPGAVASGPLSPDPTTFGDCVGVLRRYRLLERVPPPVVRRLERGAAGEIAETPKPGDPVFARCHWVLVGRGGDACAAAARRARRLGYRTAVITSRLEGDTGEAARFHMSIAEEIARERRPLGRPACVISGGETTVRVTGRGKGGRNQEFVLCSVGALARMPAPALVASLGTDGSDGPTDAAGAVADNDTLSRSRRLGADLAAALRDNDSHTFFRRLGDLVLTGPTRTNVGDLHIVLVG